From Malaya genurostris strain Urasoe2022 chromosome 2, Malgen_1.1, whole genome shotgun sequence:
GTGGTGATTTAAGAAAGGTCTTGAATCGAGCATCCAATTGCAGTGGATTGAGTGAGCTAGAAGTGAGAGATATTCTGCGATCGCTACGAAATGCTATCTCGTGTTTGCACAGCCTTAAGATAACGCATCGTGATATCAAACCAGAGAACATTGTATTGAAGCGGGAGGGCGATAGAGTTGTATATAAACTAACCGATTTGGGGTATGCCAAAGCATTGGACAAGCAAAGTTTGAATGCAAGTTTAGTAGGAACGGTCGAATACATAGCACCAGATTTGATTTATTGTGATCGGTACAACTGTTCTGTCGATTACTGGTCAATGGGCATAATCGGGTTTGAAATTATCTGCGGGATTCGTCCATTTATTCCGCACACCTCGGTTGCAAAGTGGATGATGCATGTGCAGCAGAAAAGCTCCATGCACATTGCTATCACCGAAGACAATCGCGACAATTATGTTTACCACAGTGATGTTTTTCTCGAGAATCATATTTCACCGGATCTGAAGAAACATCTGGAAATGTGGCTCCGGTTGGCTTTGGAATGGAATCCGAAGCAACGTGGTTATGTTTTCCAAGTCGTTGCTAAAGAGGAGGCTGAGCAACAGCTTAAATCGGTAACATTTGCCGATAGCCCAGCTGATCGGAAACAGCCAGTTCAAGTATTGAAAGTCTTCTCTATGctggatgagattttgcaaaagaAATTTCTTACAATGTTCTGTTTGTACAACTGCCGTTTCCTAAGTCTGGAAATTAACGAGTCGAGCGATTTGAACATGATTAAAAGTCATATTGAAGCTGAAACGGGCATTTCAGCTGACGCAATAGAATTTGTGCTTCCTCTTGAGCAAAAGTTGCAGCGTGTCACGGAAAGCACAACACCAATCGATCTCTATATCACCGGTTTCTTTGAGAAACCAATGCTCTATGTAGTCAACAAGCAAAGTGCCATTATTCAACCGGATCTGAAACCGGAAATACCAAAAAGTGTATCGGATGTGTTCCAGAACATTAGGGTGAAGTTGAAACCGCACATGCTGCGGCAGTTTACTGGCAATGCGCACTATTTTGTCGCAAATCAACAGCGACTGTATGTTTTAACGTTGGAAGGTATTAAAAATTATGCCTTGGCATTGAACGAAGACATTGTTCAATGTAAGGACGAGGTCGGTCAGCTGAATAAGATTACGTATGGAATAAGTGGAGGCTTGGAGTACCACAAGTTGACGTTGAGTCATACTAAGGAAAGGGCAACAAGAAAGAAGGTATGCTAATTGCAGTTTAGCTCATTGAGAACCGAATTGATTTGTTTTAAATTATTGCAGCTATCGAATAGTGTTCTAGAGGAAACTTTCAACTTATGGGAAGAACGTTGCTCCCGAATGGAACAGAGCATCTTGAAGTTGATTGAGGTGACCGACAAAATTACTAAACGCTATGACTCGGTACTGAAGCGTAGCCGTGATTCTGTTGGTCACCATctactgaaagattacgagcaACTGGATCACTTCAACCTGAAAGGGCTCGACGGTCGATACGAAATTGTCCGAGCGCAGATATTGGAAAAGAATACGCATGAAAAATCGCACATCGATATGCTGCAGGCGGTCTACGAGTGTTTGAAGAAGCGTGATGTTTTACTGCGGGATTATGCATTTAAGGAACTGCAGCAGTAAGTTCAATTGTTCAATTTATAGTGATGCAAACTAAATCTGTTTTATCACATTGTAGACAGTTGATTGACATTCGTCGTGAAATGCAGGAGATTCGCAAAGCCTTACAGAAGGCTTTAGAACATGCCGACAAATACAAGAAAGAATTAGCCAGAATGACTTTGGAACACAGTGATAATATTTGGAATTTGATACAAAACTTGATAGACACGGCTCACAAACTATATTCGTCTTGTGACGAACAACCCGTTACTCTTTCGGATATGGAACAGATGATGAGCTCAGTTAGTTTGCAAGCAAAACCCACCAACGGTTTACCGAACGGTCCTTCTTTTCATGTCGGTGGCACAGTGTCTACATTGCAGGATTGTATCGACAAAAGTTTAGTGAGCAACAGCTTACTTTGTTTCGGTGAAGGACCGGACGTGGAATCATTGATAGCAGCCAATGATTCGTTGATAATGACGTAGGAAGATTTAGCTATCAGTCAAGCTATGTTGATCACTAACTGTTGCATTTTTATTTCAGGACTAACGATTTAATCACTGATGGTTTTGATTTCTTGAAGTAGTGAGTAGCAATACTCCTTCAGTCAATTATAATGGTGCCTGTCTGTCGTGGACTTTGCAGTTGAAATCAACCTGCTGTTCACTAGTAACTGTTTTCATGTTGTGCCCATACAACGTATTTTATGAAACGGAACGTATCGTCTACTAAAagcaattttaaattttgttaatGTTTGACTATATATTTACAAGATGGCGCCCAAATAAAACtaatgttaaaaaaataaatgagcaTATTATTTCTCCTCTTTTTTCCATGTCGATAAGTACTGCATGAGATCAGTAAGTCCGTCGAATTCAGTTCTACTTCTGGGAGGGTCGTTTTTCGGTACTTTTGGGAATACACGTCCTACCGATTCTCGAAATTCTTGCATCTGAAAAAAAGTAGCACGTTCTATTAAGGAAATGCGATTATAAGTGCTCAAACACATGGATTACATTTGTGGCACCCGACATTTTCCAAATTCCGTAGCAGATGGTGCCAGTCCCTAGGACGGCATACAGTGATCCCCAACCGAGCGCTCTCAATGCAAGACTAGCTCCGGTTTCTCGCATAGCAATACTACCGTGGATACCTTTTTCAAAGAACTGAGGATCCGATTTTTTAGCGGACATTATGGTCTTACCAAAACCGGCAATCATCGAAATACCGGCTACTCCTGCCAAAAACGCAGCGGCTGAAATGAAACACTTTTTACAGACACTACTATTTTAGAGCGAAAAAGTACCTCGGAATCGATATTTGCGTTCATCATCAGACAGTACTACTTCGTGCGACGTTGATTTAATTTCTGAAGAATTGGTTGTCGCATCTTGCATGATTTTGGGAAACAAAGTAATTAAAAAATGATACCATTTATTTACTTCCgattaaatttattttctactttatgtaatgaaatgaaaacaaatcgacGACTCGTGCCAATCGTACTTATATACGATAAAGGTTTGTGTCAAGGATTATATGTGACTTTTTACTGATTTGAGTCCAGAATATGAATATTCTTTTAATTATGGCCAAATTTGTACTAATGGCGCTGTTGCCTCTAAAAAGATAATCGATCATCGTAGCAGAGATAAAAAGATTTTCTATTCATTCGTTTGGTGTATTGATTTAGGCTTTGAACCATTTCGCGAataatttttacttttgtttAAAACGTTTGGATAGCTCAGACAGTATTTGTTTTTTCATTGTCAAAAATATTCTCTTGACAGCATGGttgtttttgacagttcgatagttataccttatgataaaaaaagaaccggaattttcaatttgcaaagaagttgaaaaattttcgtgtggcgatttttataatggatgaaaatgtagaacaacgtgcgtgcatcaaattttgtgttgcaaatgaatttaagtgttccgaaacgttgaaaatgttagaaaaggcctttggtgaatcgtgtctaggaaaaacactgacatacgagtggtataaacgcttcaaaggtggtcgtacaagcttggatcatgatgagatccctggccgcccaacaacatctgatactgaagaaaacattcaatCGGCGAAGCCAattgtgttgcaaaatcgttctgtgccgattagagagattgctgtgttattGGGCATCGCTTATGGATcaaccgaacacattttaactgatgttttgggtttgaaacgcgtcgcttctcggctggtgccaaaaaagctgaatttcattcaaaaacagcgtcgtgttgatgtggccaaagagatgatttccaacgcagatagtgaccccacattcatcaaatgcatcataactggtgatgaggtgtggatctatgaagatgacgtcgaaaccgcacaacaatcgacagaatggcgcttcgaaggcgagtcgttgttctaaattttcatccattatgaaAATcgccacgaaaatttttcaacttctttgtatagaaccaaacaaaaactaatcgtacgatatgcgtcaaaatttgacagaatgtgtataaaagtgttgccaacgttgagagaataaaagtttaccgtttggacaagcgcgggaattttaaaatgaaaattccggttctttttttatcataaggtatgtttaagacaagacctgacaactggctttttATTCTTCCtttcgaatcatccttctcgtcattttcgccctgtggaataaataccaacgtatcggctacagcgtagccatatttacagatagtttaataactttatgcttagagtgactataatcagagtggcgacagctgttcgtttggaatgacagctaccagttccaaacgagcaaacgacctgtcaattcaatgtaaagttaatggaatgtttttaattgttgccagcattacggatgagatgtcgtcactctggttataggcactctatttatgctaagaaaaaactatttattgaatttaaatttcttAGACtcgatttttgatttgaaattaacatgaaaaatgtgttggtgaatgcattttattattatataaCAATTacttgagctttgatgacaaagcaACAaatatatctcatgttgaacgcaaaatcgaatccattgttgacgtattaccggatcttttggaaaccggataAAGTCAagcttggatagaaatgcttagtgtgaccacagtgtggaacacaacagttcattcttctcgtaaaactaaacacactttcgagtttacactaattgaaCAAATCTTTTTAGTTACACTTTAagtcactaaaaagaaaaacggcttgatgctgtttttaattacacagtgcagccactataaacatttattacaaatgagatcgAAAAAAAGTGTTGggctaaaattatattataattaataaacttgttttctgattttcgttatacttggcatcattgctcgcgtacgctgcaaaagttttttctttttacaatgtgcgggtagcaacatcaaaatcagccaatcagaaactggtccattttggaacgaaAGCAGCCTCCCAGGTGTccggtcttgtcttaggttatATGCagataaagaaaaaatctttcaaATAAGGGTACATTTCAAATGTAATTCTGTGTAATTGGTTTGAATACCATCCGTTAAAGAATACACCTTAAAAATAcgggaataaattttcaaccgaAGTAAGTAATTCTCGAGCTCCTTCTTATGTTCTTTGCAATACAAGTTAATTTACGGATTGTAGTCATTTTTTTCCAGTGCACCATAAATTACGATAATTTTTCATCTGGATGGGTTTCAGTCAAATTGATATACTTAATACAGAATAACTCCAAGaacaacaatgacaacaaaagcaACAGAACCAGCAACAGTGACGACGAATCAACGGATAAAAGCGTGATTAGTGACCAAGAAGAGAGTCacataacacaaactatattgtgcctctaaaaaaaacacgtaatATACTGTGAGCTTAAGTGTGCCACTCTGTGCCCCATGAATAGGTATGTCGTAATattgatcgattaatcgagtagtcgattaataacccaaataatcgagtaatatttaatcgaatagcttaaaactaatattcgattattgagctaatagaataattaaaaaaatcgaatgaataatcgagtaatcgattaataacccagataatcgaataaatttcaatcgattagtatcaaaattatactcgattattgaataatcgagtaattcgaaatttccgacatccctacccatgaaacagctacttgtcaaaactgagccctttgccGCATCTGTgtaactgtatgaaaacgaaagtgccaatattgataaatgcaccaacgcatttAAAACTCAtagtagaagagaaagtaaaagtTACTAGTACACTAGTTTATTCAGAAGAAGCATTATACTTGGTTCAATACCCTTTTTCAAAAGCTTGGAAACCCAGCTCTGGCTAGCCGACTACCGAGAATAACTTGCAATTTTATCGcattttgtattaatatgtgcttttttttcaaaagacagccGTAATACTAGCAAGATATCATTCGTTCATCATAAATCGAACAACAACGGcttacgcgatacgaagtaatgtcgatATATACTGCCTAACCAataaggagaaatataataagacattgtaaataagaaaaaattgaaatatctttatggaacgatctcaccagtatccggCTTCTCCTATTCGCATAGCTTTAAACAACTCGAAGATGACAGACcactattgaaaaacaaatcaacaCATGCGGAAGGTTTGCTGCAaaccaattttaaattttcaccttgaatcacacgattgacgtaaattttcacacattccatataaatctgataaaaaaaacgtgattaatccacctagcagtgagatgatacttttttgcctttctctatagaaaggtattagaattgctggaaaaaccggctttcgaacggagtctcggagatccatagtgttatatatcattcgactcggttcgacgagatcggaaaatgtctgtgtgtgggtgtgcgtatgtgtgtgtatatgtgtgcacttttcgaagatatttttacagctcaattttctcagagatggcgcgaccgattttaacaaacttagactcgtttgaaagctactgtcgggccattgatcaagttcggagatcaaatgattgtgactttgggttccgaagatatgatggtataagtgacgtaaccgacaaaacacgttgtttttaccgCTTTTACCGCGCACCGTTGTTTTATAccgcttaaaactgcatgaaacgtcgagatttagtggtgattttccaagatatatgaaaattccaccaagtggactaagaagggttttttagcttAGCattactcttctcatacaaataggcaacacaaatgtcaagcactaggttTACAAAATGATgccgactgtgtgacataaatacAGAAGAATACTTTCGTGAACTACTCTcaccaatctgaatcaattggtgtcaaaattagtgtccgaaattatttaataaaagtatgaaatatattttcatgatactgttatgaaagaagagaaaggcattatcacaccactaagtggattaagaagggttttcttttattaatctgcatgtgtttttttgcacgaatattcttcggtgttggggttttcatgacattatttcaattatcgtcgttttaaacggcaaattgagattttaatcactcattaccctgtaatgtcgaaactgcaaatcgtatcgaatttcaatcttaaagtgtgacaatcgattgagcattccatgagatgtcaaaGTAAGTTAaactttgatttgattttaaaaactcatcatcctgtaattccagaatcggataaaattcaccaattttgtatggaaccataaatcCTTTAGTTTGAATGATTGTTTTCGAAATtcggtttggcctttttgagaaaaatattgaGCTTCGATAAAcgattgtagtgcgaattaaatttttgggtactttcagaatcgaaaactgaaataaatttattttgtaatcgactatccaaatctgccaacccgacaaacctgattaattcatgtgaaatttttttaaaggttgagcgaattctatacctattttaaatatttatgaaaaagtgtaaaaaaatttaaagtgaAGAACTTAAAAGCCTTCGATGAAAACTACACATAGGGACTACGTAAATTGTATTACACTTGGAACAATATATAGAAACACAGagaatttttattataatttcgaTAGTTTATCCATAGATTGTCTAAAAGCAAGCACTTAACAAAATTCTTTCCGTTTTCAGGTGGGTTGGATTTAAATTACAAAAATGTGCTCattttattccaaacaaaatttcgTGGCATCTCGCAAACGCAGTATTACAAAAATCTTCCTCCTTTTCAGTACATGAGCCGAATTAATGTAATATTAAATATCCAAACAACAATTcatagtttcttttttttcgtgattgcagtgattttgggtttgtttatttttttgacaATTCAAACTGCGTCAGTCGAAATTTAATACCACATTGTTATTGCAATTTTCACTGGCGGTTaacaaagattgcgatgcgacaaaatgccgcaaagatagcgaaactgtcattcgcatcgattcaacctctTCGAGACCACAATGTTTTCATAACCAGAATAATTAAACAATGATACAATGGTATTAATCGACGTCTCTGTTCTCAAAACCTCGTACTTCACTCGAAACATTATCAATATTAACTAGAAAAATAAACTACTATAAAAAATTGTGAATCGAAAAATTCAGTCGTCTTTGGCAGATACATACATTATAGTgtacaaacaaataatttttgtcgGTAGAAAATATTACCTTTTAAGTCTGTAGTTGCCTTTAATTCACCACACGATTTCTTTCTCTATTCCCTCTAATGCTTGATATAAACATGTTGTAAATTTCAGTACAGTAGACAGCGAAGGAGATTAAAATAGCTGTCCAACTTCTGGCAGAGTTAACAGGTAAAATTTTCAGGTCTGCATACTAGAAATCCTTCAATGCTAGTGTTAAATTTTATAGGCATGACGagaaaaataaaactagaagCTCAACgcaattttaaaagtctgtGAATTTGGCGATTGTATAATTGTATTAGTTTCAAAAACCTGtaaaaagtttgcaaaattgCAGAGTCTGCTTACAAAAGAAATCCACAAATTT
This genomic window contains:
- the LOC131429987 gene encoding inhibitor of nuclear factor kappa-B kinase subunit alpha; translation: MLGQNEDPSSIGDWYREKRLGSGGFGVVTLWKNQQTKEMVAIKKFHILQDKSEMTDKHCERWRNEVLLMTNKVRNENIVRTVQVQPESFLVELISNSVSKLPILCMEYCEGGDLRKVLNRASNCSGLSELEVRDILRSLRNAISCLHSLKITHRDIKPENIVLKREGDRVVYKLTDLGYAKALDKQSLNASLVGTVEYIAPDLIYCDRYNCSVDYWSMGIIGFEIICGIRPFIPHTSVAKWMMHVQQKSSMHIAITEDNRDNYVYHSDVFLENHISPDLKKHLEMWLRLALEWNPKQRGYVFQVVAKEEAEQQLKSVTFADSPADRKQPVQVLKVFSMLDEILQKKFLTMFCLYNCRFLSLEINESSDLNMIKSHIEAETGISADAIEFVLPLEQKLQRVTESTTPIDLYITGFFEKPMLYVVNKQSAIIQPDLKPEIPKSVSDVFQNIRVKLKPHMLRQFTGNAHYFVANQQRLYVLTLEGIKNYALALNEDIVQCKDEVGQLNKITYGISGGLEYHKLTLSHTKERATRKKLSNSVLEETFNLWEERCSRMEQSILKLIEVTDKITKRYDSVLKRSRDSVGHHLLKDYEQLDHFNLKGLDGRYEIVRAQILEKNTHEKSHIDMLQAVYECLKKRDVLLRDYAFKELQQQLIDIRREMQEIRKALQKALEHADKYKKELARMTLEHSDNIWNLIQNLIDTAHKLYSSCDEQPVTLSDMEQMMSSVSLQAKPTNGLPNGPSFHVGGTVSTLQDCIDKSLVSNSLLCFGEGPDVESLIAANDSLIMTTNDLITDGFDFLK
- the LOC131429989 gene encoding transmembrane protein 242 — encoded protein: MQDATTNSSEIKSTSHEVVLSDDERKYRFRAAAFLAGVAGISMIAGFGKTIMSAKKSDPQFFEKGIHGSIAMRETGASLALRALGWGSLYAVLGTGTICYGIWKMSGATNMQEFRESVGRVFPKVPKNDPPRSRTEFDGLTDLMQYLSTWKKEEK